The nucleotide window TGAGAGAGTTTAGGGGATAGTTAGGAGTTAGAATTAATCTTTGTACGCAGCTCTGCTTAGGTGACTTGATTGTGTAGTGATGAAGTTTGGTCCTTGTGTTTCTACTGTAGTGATATCCTTGTACCTCTTTTAAATGGATGAACGAGATTTTGAAATTGATCagaattttttcaaaaacattttatgTTTATACATAAAATGGAAAATATCAAATTTCTTCTAATATATCTAGCGAAAATACTCTAGCACCACAGTATAAAATTCACAGATTATCTTGTGTTCTTGTAAATGGTTAATATGAAGTAGACTGTTAAAAGCATAAAATGAGATTGTCTTTATTCCGGTTGTGTTAAATACGGATATTGAGTAATGAATAACTTCTATTTTCGTCATGCATACAGTAACTAGACGCTAGCTATCAACGCCTAGATTCACGAGTCATGGCTCTTCGTTTTCTACTAAAAGTCATTATGAGAGACCGCTACGCCTTCCCTGCCATGTTAACTGTTCACAAGAAACGTCATTGCTTTAGAAACATCGTTTTACTAAAACACACTAATCTTTTTACtcctctctctatatatacctACTATTGTTAATACATTTTAGACTTGCACGGCGTTAGGTTAGAATGGGTTCAAGCTCAACAGAAGTTTCTACGATTGTGAAGAACTGGAGAGAGCATCCTCCTGCTTCTTATTCCCTCAAGATTCATAGCTTCTCCCAATTTGAGAATTCGTCTTCCTCCTCTGATGATAAATACCAATCTCGTCTTTTCTCCTCTGGTAGATATAAATGGTACGTGTTGAACACACACCTTAATATTTGATTTAGCGTTGAGCGCCATATAATGCATTTGTCATTTATAGTTTCAAATAATTTAGTGGTCTTTTCAAAGgaaaattatcttattttgttttcttttcatcaCTAGTCTAGCTAAGGCgatattatttgatttttccTCTCATGTTATTCTCTCTTTTCCGGCTAAATTTTGATCAACCCATTTAGAGGACTTTTATAACTTTTatggaaaaaatattattgtttgtAAACACAAGAGATTGATTGTATACCCAAAAGGGAACGAAAAGGACAACGGGAGTGGATTCATTTCAATGTATGTGGAAATAGACAGCAAGAGTTTGATGGTATTCACACCACCAACCGAGGTTTTTGCGGAGATCCGTTTCTTTATCTACAACAAAAAAGAGAACAAATACTTTACTATTCAAGGTTTAACTTACATCTCATGCTCTCAccctaatatatatttacatatatttcatTTCCAgtaatcaatatttttatatatgcagATGTAGAAGTAAAGCGTTTCAATGCACTTAAAACGGTGTGGGGGTTGCAGCAGATTCTTCCATGTGATACATTCAGTAACCCTGAAAACGGTTACATCTTCGAGGGAGGTCAATGTGAGTTTGGTGTTGATGTCATTGTTTCCCTACCACTTACCAATTGGGAAGTCCTCTCTTATACTGAGAAATTCTCTAATTCTAAGTTCTCTTGGGCTATAAAGAATTTTTCTGAGTTGAAAGAGAACGTTCTGACATCAAAAAGTTTTTCAATGGCAGGAAAGAAATGGTGAGTATATACAATATTGCACTATCAATatacactagattttgatccgcgctttcaaagcgcagatttattttttatttttttttcaattgacaaatatttagtaaatgtcacattttcatatatttgtgttttattttataaaagacttaaaatttttatctttatttatcgtatttcatattaaatgactatttatgtttaaaaaattaaactttatttttttaatgaattaagttggtataattctgataaattaattttattatggggttaatattttaattaaaaaattatatactttaaataaagatttatacttttcaataaaaaaatttaattatttttattaatgcttaaattatattaagaaaagaaaaaaataataattaagaatagttgaaaaaaaattatttgaaaaaagtaagaattgaatctgattttttaataggcccaaatggcccaagagaaatttgatgtgggctggatccaaaaataatgaccaaatatagatttgttattaatattacttaattgcccttaatgaaataTGCAATGTTAATGAAGGAAATGGCAgactaaggtaattatgacaataagatcctgctttaatagtatagatgtgtgctagttcaaaaaaaaaaatacatgtgtgtttgtgtgcctaattgcgtatgaattaaaaagtttataatatttaatggGGTTAATGTTGTATAGGTTTCTAAAGCTGTATCCGAAGGGCGACAGTAGAGCAGATGGAAAATTCTTATCCATTTTTCTGTGTTTAGATGATTGTGATAAACCAAAAGATGATGAGAAGATTTCCGTGCAAGCAAATTTCCGAGTTCTTGACAAACGTGGATCCAATCATTTTCAATGCCAATGTATCATTCAAAACTACAgttacattattatttttttctattttcttactTACTAAACAACCGTTTTGTAgagtgagatttttttttacttgcaGTCAACTTCTGGTACAACGAACAACAATTGGGTGGGGGCTGGTTTGAGTTTTTGTCTTTACCTGAACTTCCAAAGGTTTACTTGGACAAGGAAGACGCGCTGAAAGTTGAGATCGAATTTAAAGCTGTTTCTGCTACCAAATACTCTCCCATTATCTAAGctctatatatttttacttttagaaACTCAATTTTATGTCGTTCTTCTACCATGACTATTGTGCTATGTCAGACTTTTTTTGTTGACTATCATTTGAATTCTCAAGTTCTAAGAAAACTTCGCGTTGTAGTTTGTTATACTAAGCATCACCACAAGTATAATCTCCCAAGCCCTTCCCCGCAATCGTAACTATTTGTATACTTGGCTTGGATCAGAGCGCATCAGTTTTTTCAGCTTTTGGAGATTTTACGGGATAGGATAGAACGAGTGTGAGAGATATAGAGTCgtctttttcctttcttcttgtAACTCAGTGAGAGAAGCTTGTGATCTTGTAGCTATAATCATAATGGATTCCTCTTACCAATGTTAAATTGATATTGAAAACTCGTACAGCTGCGTGTTTTCTTCTTTCTGGTAACGCACAAAACCTCTAACCAAATCGTAATTTGTTAGTTCTTAGGCCAAGCTTGAGTTAGTAAACTGCAAATTGATTAAACAAAGATTAACAATATATGGTAAGATATATAATAACAAGACCAACGTTGGTTTTTGAAGCTAGTCAAATGTAGAACCCAATAAAGAGCTTGAATTGTCAAAGTTTGTTGGCAAAGGTGATTTCATCAGTATGTGGAAGCACAAGGTATTTCCCACAAAATTCTATGTTTACACATAAACAAAAAAGTTACACATAAAGGCCACATTGTTTTATCTTTCATGGATCATCTTAtatctttttttgtaaatgatTAAAATGACTAGTGGAGATggaaagaaaaatcaaacaGTTTGTATGGGATTGTGTAGACTCGAGTGGTATTCTCAGTTGTAGGAGTTGCGGAGATATTGGGGGAAACGAGTTTAGAAAGTCAACTAGGTCTCACTTACTTTTTCCTTTTAGATTTAAACACGTTGGGTAGACTGGGTACTAGAGAAGGAATAATTTGGCAAGTATTGTCGTAGAAAATGTTTTCGGCGATAAAACTTTGATTGTTAAGTGAAGTCCATATATAAAATCCAAAGTTCCAA belongs to Brassica rapa cultivar Chiifu-401-42 chromosome A07, CAAS_Brap_v3.01, whole genome shotgun sequence and includes:
- the LOC103830920 gene encoding probable inactive serine/threonine-protein kinase fnkC isoform X2, whose protein sequence is MGSSSTEVSTIVKNWREHPPASYSLKIHSFSQFENSSSSSDDKYQSRLFSSGRYKWYRLIVYPKGNEKDNGSGFISMYVEIDSKSLMVFTPPTEVFAEIRFFIYNKKENKYFTIQDVEVKRFNALKTVWGLQQILPCDTFSNPENGYIFEGGQCEFGVDVIVSLPLTNWEVLSYTEKFSNSKFSWAIKNFSELKENVLTSKSFSMAGKKWFLKLYPKGDSRADGKFLSIFLCLDDCDKPKDDEKISVQANFRVLDKRGSNHFQCQFNFWYNEQQLGGGWFEFLSLPELPKVYLDKEDALKVEIEFKAVSATKYSPII
- the LOC103830920 gene encoding uncharacterized protein LOC103830920 isoform X1 yields the protein MGSSSTEVSTIVKNWREHPPASYSLKIHSFSQFENSSSSSDDKYQSRLFSSGNEKDNGSGFISMYVEIDSKSLMVFTPPTEVFAEIRFFIYNKKENKYFTIQDVEVKRFNALKTVWGLQQILPCDTFSNPENGYIFEGGQCEFGVDVIVSLPLTNWEVLSYTEKFSNSKFSWAIKNFSELKENVLTSKSFSMAGKKWFLKLYPKGDSRADGKFLSIFLCLDDCDKPKDDEKISVQANFRVLDKRGSNHFQCQFNFWYNEQQLGGGWFEFLSLPELPKVYLDKEDALKVEIEFKAVSATKYSPII